In Pseudomonas sp. HR96, the DNA window GCAGTGTGATGGGCACTCGTCACGCCGGCATGGCACCGTTCACCGAAGCCGCCTTCACTGAATACCTGCGCTGCCTGCGCCGGCCGTGCTCGGCGCGCGGTATCTGTGAAGACTATCGCGCCAGTGCCTCGATTGACCTTGAGCATGACCGCGCCGATATTGCCGCCGGGCGTCAGCTGGATCTGCCGTTGCAGGTACTGTGGGGCGCCGAAGGCACCGTCGGCCAGTTGTTCGACCCGCTGGCCGAATGGCGCAAGGTGGCCAGCGACGTGCGCGGGCAAGCGCTGCCGGCTGGCCACTACCTGGCTGAAGAGGTGCCCGACGAGGTGCTGGAGCAGGCGTTGCCGTTCCTGCTGGAGAGTCGGCAGTAAGTATGTAGGGCCAGCGCGCGCGGGTCATCTGGTGTCCTGAGGCTTCCGCTCACTCAGGACGTCAGCCCCATGACCGACAGCAACCACCCCATCTCCCTCTTCGTCGCCGAGCGCCTGCCCAATTGGGTCAAGGCGTTGGATGCCAGCAGCCTGAAGGTCCTTGGCCAAAGCCTGCTGCTCGAACAAACCACTGCCCCCGGCGACTGGTTCGATAATGCGGCGCCGTTCGACCGCCAGGCCCTGCTTGATCGCCAGACACAGCGCGAGCAATGCCGGCAGACGCTTTCTGCGCTTATTCCGGACTTCAAAGGTGTCATGGCGTTCGCCGAGCAGCCATTGCGTGCAAAGATCAAGCAGACATTCGGGCAGGATCTCGACGTCCACACCACCTCGTTGCTGTACGTCAGCGCCAGCACCTCATTTGCCGGCCTGGTCAGCCATTACACGGCCATGGAGCAAAGCCTGCTGCAGGCCGCTCTGCACAATTTCGACGCCGGCCAGGCCTTCGACAGCAATGCCGGGGTGGCTACCGCCAATGGCTACTCGCTGGAATATCTCCCTCACGAAGAACTGCAGTTGACCCCGCCGCAGAATCATGGCGACTTCCAACTCGACTTCACCGAGCTGACGCCCACCGCCGAACCCTATCCCTTGTTCCGCTACAACGAAGGGGCCAAGTTGGCGATCGCTCCGGCCAGCTTTGCGCAAATGTGTCGCGAACTCGACCTGGGGCAGCAGTATCAGGATTACCTGAGCGCCACCTTTGCACCCTCTGCTGTGGGGGAGGCCCTGCAGGCGCTGCGCGAGGCCGAGTTCTCCGTGCTGTGCCAGGTGGCGCTGATGCAGGATCACATCGATGCCGACGACTTCGCGATGCTCGAGGGTTGCCGCCTGGGCCGCCCGTTGAGTCACGCCGGCCGGCCGATGGAGGCATTGCGCTTGAAAATTTTGGCCACCGAGTTGCATGACGTCGTGGTGTTCTTGCCCACTGGCGGCAGTACCGAACCGTGCATCGTCTGGGTGCCGGGCGATTCGCGGGCGCCATTGAAACGGTACCGCAACAGCGGCGAATTCATGAGCGAACTGGTCAAGCGCCTGCGCCAGCCTGGGTACCTGGCGGAATTTCTTGGCCGGGTGCATCTGGCCGACCGCGTCGCCTTCGGCCAACGGCTGGCGCAGCGGCTGGTAGACAGCTCGCCGAGCCTGGAGGTTACCCATGCGACCTGGGAGCCGGCGCTGATCGAACACATGCACCGTCGCCACCTGCTCTGGCTCAGCAGTCAGGCCCAGCATCAGGCAGTGCCGACCGCCGAGGCTGACAAGCTGGCCAGTATCGAGCGCTGGCAGGGCTACCTGGACACCGGCATCAACGTGTTGGGCTTCGCTGCCTTGTTCATTCCCGGGCTGGGCCCGGTGTTGCTGCCGATCATGGGTGCGCAGATGATGGGCGGGCTGTACCACGGCCTGGCGGACCTCGCCGAGGGCGACAAGGCCCAGGGCTGGAGCCATCTGGCCGGGCTGGCGTTGAATCTTGGACTGATGGGGGTGTTCCATCAAGGCATGAAACTGACCACCGAGATCAGCCCATTCACCGACAACCTGCTGCCGGTCGAGGGGCCGGATGGCGTCGCGCGCTTGTGGAACGGCGACATTCGGCCCTACGCCGCCGAGCTGGCCATCGATCCGGCCTGGCGGCCCAACGCCTTGGGCCTTTACGAAGTCGAAGGCGTCGAGTACCTGCCGCTGGACGGCAAGCTGTACCGTACCCGCGTCGACGAACTGACCGGTGAGCGTGTCATCACTCGTGCCGCGCAGCCGGATGCCTACGAACCCAGCCTGCGCGGCGGCGTCGACAGTGGCTGGCTGCATGCCGGTGACCGACCCGCGCAGTGGGACGCGTATGCCCTGCTGCGGCGTCTCGAACCACGCGCCGTAGCCCTGGACGATGCCCGCCTGGAGCAGGTGCTGAAGATTGCCGATATCGACGAGCAGACACTGCGCAGCGCCGTCGCCGAGGGCGGCACGGTGCCGTTCGAGCTGCTCGATACACTTGAGCGGGCCGTGACCGCTCAAGAGCTGGACCGGGTGATCGCCGCCCTCGCCAATGGCGACGCAGTGAGCAGCCTGCATTCGATACCGGTCGAGGCCATGGTGCAGGCGCCGACCTGGCCGCAGGACATCGTCCTCAAGGTGTTCGAAGGCAGCGAGCCCTGGGGCGAATCCAGCGAGTATGGAGACACCGTGCTGCCGCAGGGGCGGCGGATCGCGCTGATGCGCGACGACTTTACCCGTGCCGACCGTCTCGCGCCGATCCTCAAGGGCCTGGGCGAGGAGGGCCTGGAGACCCTGTTGGGGCAAAGCACCAGCGCCGCCGAGACTCAGACCGTGCAACTGCAAAAGCTGCTGGCCAGCGAGCTGCAGACTCAACGTGCACGCCTGTTCGAGCAATGGCACGCCACCGAGCTGGCCAGGCCCGGGTCGACTGCCGTGGCCAGTGCCGAGGAGCAGCTGGTGATGCGCCAATTTGCGCGGCTCGATCAGCCGCTCGCACGCTCTGTGGTGGACAGCGCCAGTATCGCCGAACAGGCGTTGCTCAAACAGGGCCGGTTGCCGCTGCGCCTGGCCGAACAGGCCCACCATCTGCAGCGCAACCTGCGCTTGAACCGTGCCCTGCTGGAATGCACCTATGCCCCAGGGCAGAGCGCCGACAGCCAGCGGCTATTGCTCGCTGCCCTGGGCCGGCAGGAAGGTTGGGGTGACCACCTGCGCATTGAACTGCGCAGCAACGATGCGGCGCGTACCCTGCTCGCAGCGGCAGGGCCGGAGCAAGCCACGCTGCAGCGCAGCATCACGGTAGGGGCAAGGGGCTTCGTGACAGCCAGCGGGCCCGCAACCCGCAGCTTGAGCGAGGCACTGCTGGCGGTGCTGCCCACAGCCGAACGCTCGGCCCTGGGTGCTTCGGCCGACGATGCGTCGACGCTGCAAAAGGCGCTGACCGAGCAGGCGCTGGCCGACCGCCAGGCCAGCGCTCGGGCGCTGGGGCAGGCCGACGCGCAGCCCTGGTTTCGCCCACCGATGCGCAACAGCCGCGGGCAACTGGGCTACGTGCTGAGC includes these proteins:
- a CDS encoding dermonecrotic toxin domain-containing protein, with the translated sequence MTDSNHPISLFVAERLPNWVKALDASSLKVLGQSLLLEQTTAPGDWFDNAAPFDRQALLDRQTQREQCRQTLSALIPDFKGVMAFAEQPLRAKIKQTFGQDLDVHTTSLLYVSASTSFAGLVSHYTAMEQSLLQAALHNFDAGQAFDSNAGVATANGYSLEYLPHEELQLTPPQNHGDFQLDFTELTPTAEPYPLFRYNEGAKLAIAPASFAQMCRELDLGQQYQDYLSATFAPSAVGEALQALREAEFSVLCQVALMQDHIDADDFAMLEGCRLGRPLSHAGRPMEALRLKILATELHDVVVFLPTGGSTEPCIVWVPGDSRAPLKRYRNSGEFMSELVKRLRQPGYLAEFLGRVHLADRVAFGQRLAQRLVDSSPSLEVTHATWEPALIEHMHRRHLLWLSSQAQHQAVPTAEADKLASIERWQGYLDTGINVLGFAALFIPGLGPVLLPIMGAQMMGGLYHGLADLAEGDKAQGWSHLAGLALNLGLMGVFHQGMKLTTEISPFTDNLLPVEGPDGVARLWNGDIRPYAAELAIDPAWRPNALGLYEVEGVEYLPLDGKLYRTRVDELTGERVITRAAQPDAYEPSLRGGVDSGWLHAGDRPAQWDAYALLRRLEPRAVALDDARLEQVLKIADIDEQTLRSAVAEGGTVPFELLDTLERAVTAQELDRVIAALANGDAVSSLHSIPVEAMVQAPTWPQDIVLKVFEGSEPWGESSEYGDTVLPQGRRIALMRDDFTRADRLAPILKGLGEEGLETLLGQSTSAAETQTVQLQKLLASELQTQRARLFEQWHATELARPGSTAVASAEEQLVMRQFARLDQPLARSVVDSASIAEQALLKQGRLPLRLAEQAHHLQRNLRLNRALLECTYAPGQSADSQRLLLAALGRQEGWGDHLRIELRSNDAARTLLAAAGPEQATLQRSITVGARGFVTASGPATRSLSEALLAVLPTAERSALGASADDASTLQKALTEQALADRQASARALGQADAQPWFRPPMRNSRGQLGYVLSGRGPSWADPLLFPGSREYRLRELFPTLNSNARNHIVRSLRGPFETALMRLETELQVLKDSLGVWESQAQTPGHQGVRQEISRRLVAAWRRQELPQPRAPYNANKVGIGLDLSGLQGGTLPVLVADFSHLQWLDLRNMGLGEAQLEGFLPSFKRLTNLNLSYNQLTQLPAGLPELQNLLILDLSANQLQWRTGLLAPLEETSVAVLGLSGNSLALSGEGMQALAQLKSLRELDLRDAELVLDAADIEHLAQINLRHLDLQGNQIVLSEAAAAAFSGMTEMARMRLADNPLGRSPQLANMINLRYLDLADTGLTEWPDGLTALMERTPMLLRQVRLPGNPLVEVPSLVDSAFATAPRTPYLLPLVIDDAALSAQSLVHLRQIGIEPVLANPPDWMIEAGPELRDRYRMLREEAGSANFLEAMRRATLSADYQANPAYQRQQMQRLLRDLTQQPPPIGLADLRAQLYEAADGAEATCGDGLELLFSQARNLMEVFRLATDPGLVGPHGLLPVVAYSRRLYRLELVDDYARAISNARVRRRAIIYPGAAAADAAGGLNLPLLTDDPALLGAADAQLLAYDRIHDEDLQIAPDEAEIRLRLRLLLADDLELPYQPQSMLYEGMGFIQEATARQIRVMINQRVTAANMLDWLMLQQYWEFALQRVYPVEFAAFDERWNAGAEAIYELGRPDPDPVVLAEEVLAVFRQTLPEQDWSSGDLAGRIRLTPANADVLRGALNHATTLARQALARRLSEPLVQALLPAQ